A portion of the Chloroflexaceae bacterium genome contains these proteins:
- a CDS encoding Ig-like domain-containing protein, with product MLLTPSLPASVRPRSALWRLLLALLFTLPLLRVMARPTASPLPVFRQSSGARGAETRLASTRLDAADWAAVRRLLAPPAYHLLTSANGYRAANPRQGWRVSFAPDGTVSLRPDQEAAWQWRLRFAAYGYREPLPLTRPMHVSASGLQARYVWSRTVTEWWVNRPDGLKQGFTLERRPEGFDGRAPLRLWLAPEGDLRPALAGEAVRFLDRAGNTVLHYHTLQAWDATGREVAGRIEVRDGHVTLALDDAAAIYPLTIDPVVQTTYLKAANASANDEFAYTVAVDGDTIVVGARFEDSGNPATPDDNSAQDTGAVYVFARSGATWTQQAYLKAALRDPGDDFGFAVAIDGDTLVVGASGEQSGIPGNPGDNSADDSGAAYVFVRNGTAWSQQAYLKASNPGVQDYFGRSVAISGNTIVVGAYNEDSGNPANPNDNSASNAGAAYVFVRNGTTWSQQAYLKADNAGTEDQFGRSVAIAGDTIVVGAPYEDSSTPANPNDNGANNSGAAYVFTRSGATWTQRAYLKASSIAAGDQFGYAVALDGNTLVIGAPGEGGSGAAYVFTGSSVNWTQQAYLKAANAGNVDYFGAFVAIDGDILAVGAPGEDSLSVNNPDDNSATDAGAAYVFTRSGATWTQRAYLKAANAQAGDLFGTSTAIAGATVVVGAPYEDGSGPASNENAPDAGAAYVFLSDDVAPGVTVEQAAGQPDPAASGPILFTATFSEPIDSSTFTPGDVTLGGTAGGPLSAALTRVNATTFTIAVSGMRSGGTVTASIPAGAVTDLLGNPNTASTSSDNTVTFEYRALLPLVVR from the coding sequence GTGCTGCTCACTCCCTCGCTCCCGGCCTCTGTGCGTCCCCGTTCTGCCTTGTGGCGCCTGCTCCTCGCCCTGCTCTTTACCCTGCCGCTGCTGCGAGTGATGGCCCGGCCCACCGCCAGTCCGCTTCCCGTCTTTCGTCAGAGCTCCGGCGCCCGTGGCGCAGAGACGCGGCTGGCCTCCACGCGCCTCGACGCCGCGGATTGGGCCGCTGTGCGCCGCCTGCTGGCGCCCCCTGCCTACCACCTCCTCACCAGCGCCAATGGCTACCGCGCCGCCAACCCCCGCCAGGGCTGGCGCGTGAGCTTTGCCCCTGACGGCACGGTGAGCCTGCGTCCCGATCAGGAGGCCGCCTGGCAGTGGCGGCTGCGCTTCGCCGCCTATGGCTACCGCGAACCCCTGCCGCTCACCCGACCGATGCACGTGAGTGCCAGCGGCCTGCAGGCGCGCTACGTCTGGAGCCGGACCGTCACCGAGTGGTGGGTGAACCGTCCCGATGGCCTTAAACAGGGCTTTACCCTGGAGCGGCGGCCGGAGGGCTTCGATGGACGCGCGCCGCTGCGCCTCTGGCTGGCCCCCGAAGGCGACCTGCGCCCGGCGCTGGCTGGAGAGGCGGTGCGCTTCCTGGATCGCGCCGGGAATACGGTGCTCCACTATCATACCCTGCAGGCCTGGGACGCGACCGGGCGAGAGGTCGCCGGGCGCATCGAGGTGCGCGACGGGCATGTGACGCTGGCCCTCGACGATGCCGCGGCGATCTACCCGCTGACGATTGACCCCGTCGTGCAGACGACCTACCTCAAGGCCGCCAACGCCAGCGCGAACGATGAGTTTGCTTACACCGTCGCGGTTGACGGTGATACGATTGTTGTCGGCGCGCGCTTTGAAGACAGCGGCAACCCTGCCACTCCCGACGACAACAGCGCCCAGGATACCGGCGCAGTCTATGTATTTGCCCGCAGTGGCGCGACATGGACCCAGCAGGCCTACCTCAAGGCCGCTCTTCGCGATCCGGGCGATGACTTCGGGTTCGCCGTGGCCATTGACGGTGATACCCTCGTCGTAGGCGCATCGGGGGAGCAAAGCGGCATCCCCGGCAACCCTGGCGACAACAGCGCCGATGACTCCGGCGCGGCCTACGTCTTCGTCCGCAATGGAACCGCCTGGTCGCAACAGGCCTACCTTAAGGCCAGCAATCCTGGCGTGCAAGACTACTTTGGCCGCTCGGTGGCCATCTCCGGCAACACCATCGTTGTCGGCGCCTATAACGAAGACAGCGGCAATCCCGCCAACCCTAACGACAACAGCGCCTCTAACGCTGGCGCGGCCTACGTCTTCGTCCGCAACGGAACCACGTGGTCGCAACAGGCTTACCTCAAGGCCGACAACGCTGGCACGGAGGACCAGTTCGGGCGTTCGGTCGCGATTGCTGGCGATACGATCGTCGTTGGCGCGCCCTACGAGGATAGCAGCACCCCTGCCAACCCGAATGACAATGGCGCCAACAACTCGGGCGCGGCCTATGTCTTCACCCGCAGCGGCGCAACCTGGACGCAGCGCGCCTATCTCAAGGCCAGCAGCATCGCTGCGGGTGACCAGTTCGGCTACGCCGTCGCCCTTGACGGCAATACGCTGGTCATCGGCGCGCCGGGCGAGGGCGGCTCCGGCGCCGCCTACGTCTTTACCGGCAGTAGCGTGAACTGGACACAGCAAGCCTACCTCAAGGCCGCCAATGCCGGGAACGTGGACTACTTCGGCGCATTTGTCGCCATTGATGGCGACATTCTCGCCGTCGGCGCGCCCGGCGAAGACAGCCTCAGTGTGAATAATCCAGACGACAACAGCGCCACCGATGCTGGCGCGGCCTACGTCTTCACCCGCAGCGGCGCGACCTGGACGCAGCGGGCCTACCTTAAGGCCGCCAACGCCCAGGCCGGCGATCTCTTCGGCACGTCAACAGCCATCGCCGGCGCGACCGTGGTCGTCGGCGCGCCCTATGAGGATGGGAGCGGTCCTGCTTCAAATGAAAACGCCCCCGACGCTGGCGCCGCCTATGTCTTCCTGAGCGACGACGTGGCCCCCGGCGTCACGGTCGAACAGGCCGCCGGACAGCCCGACCCGGCCGCCAGCGGCCCGATCCTGTTCACCGCCACCTTCAGCGAGCCGATTGACTCCAGCACCTTCACCCCTGGCGACGTGACCCTCGGCGGCACGGCGGGCGGCCCGCTTAGCGCCGCCCTCACTCGCGTCAACGCCACCACCTTCACCATCGCCGTCAGCGGCATGCGCAGCGGCGGGACGGTAACGGCCAGCATCCCTGCCGGGGCCGTCACCGACCTGCTGGGCAACCCCAACACCGCCTCGACCAGCAGCGATAACACGGTGACATTCGAGTACCGGGCGCTGCTGCCGCTGGTCGTTAGATAG